In Myxococcus virescens, a single genomic region encodes these proteins:
- a CDS encoding DNA gyrase/topoisomerase IV subunit B: protein MATKKETYTGADIQVLEGLEPVRKRPAMYIGGTDSTGYHHLLWEILDNSVDEVINGFATTVEVTLHKDGRSVTIVDNGRGIPVDIMPKYKKPAVEVILTTLHAGGKFEQGNYIHSGGLHGVGSSVVNALARKLVVEIKLHGKKHVQTFARGKATSTLKVEGAARGTGTSVTFEPDPEIFGEKLKFDAELVRERLEAKSYLHKGMTVVWKDETSSPPTSVTYKHDGGIAEYLTKVVTERNKPLVPAGSAAFYHSRDNGVRLEAALAWTEATDEHIRSYVNGIPTPLGGTHEAGLRSAVVKAVRNYIETHGIAPKGVTLTAEDIREGITAILSTYVVEPQFQGQTKGRLNNPEVSGQVDGVLRPALEKWLNDNKSIAESVVARIVLAARAREASRAASQAVSRKTAVSHRLNLPGKLADCSSTDPGLSELFIVEGDSAGGSAKQGRDRRTQAILPLRGKVLNAEQASTDKVTTNKELQDIVSALGCGIGSDFDISKLRYGRVFLLMDADSDGHHIATLLLTFFYRHLRPLIESGAIHIAQPPLYRVDIGKETYWALDEPDRDRIIKEKTKGNAKPNIMRFKGLGEMTPDELKQTTLDPKNRMSLRVTIDKPLETDRLINDLMGKDVSARFRFIMERASEVQDLDV from the coding sequence ATGGCGACGAAGAAGGAAACCTACACAGGCGCGGACATCCAGGTCCTGGAAGGCCTGGAGCCGGTGCGCAAGCGCCCGGCCATGTACATCGGCGGCACCGACAGCACGGGGTATCACCACCTGCTGTGGGAGATCCTCGACAACTCGGTGGACGAGGTCATCAACGGCTTCGCCACCACCGTGGAAGTGACGCTCCACAAGGACGGCCGCAGCGTCACCATCGTGGACAACGGGCGTGGCATCCCCGTTGACATCATGCCCAAATACAAGAAGCCGGCCGTGGAGGTCATCCTCACGACCCTTCACGCGGGCGGCAAGTTCGAGCAGGGCAACTACATCCACTCCGGCGGTCTGCACGGCGTGGGCAGCTCGGTGGTGAACGCGCTGGCGCGCAAGCTCGTCGTGGAGATCAAGCTCCACGGCAAGAAGCACGTGCAGACGTTCGCGCGCGGCAAGGCCACCAGCACGCTGAAGGTGGAGGGCGCCGCGCGTGGCACGGGCACCTCCGTCACGTTTGAACCGGACCCGGAGATTTTCGGCGAGAAGCTGAAGTTCGACGCGGAGCTGGTGCGCGAGCGGCTGGAGGCCAAGAGCTACCTGCACAAGGGCATGACGGTCGTCTGGAAGGACGAGACGTCCAGCCCGCCCACGTCGGTGACGTACAAGCACGACGGCGGCATCGCGGAGTACCTCACCAAGGTGGTGACGGAGCGGAACAAGCCGCTGGTGCCCGCGGGCAGCGCGGCCTTCTACCACTCGCGTGACAACGGCGTGCGGCTGGAGGCGGCGCTGGCGTGGACGGAGGCCACCGACGAGCACATCCGCTCGTATGTCAACGGCATCCCCACCCCGCTGGGCGGCACGCACGAGGCGGGCCTGCGCAGCGCGGTGGTGAAGGCGGTGCGCAACTACATCGAGACGCACGGCATCGCGCCCAAGGGCGTGACGCTCACCGCGGAGGACATCCGCGAGGGCATCACCGCCATCCTGTCCACCTACGTGGTGGAGCCGCAGTTCCAGGGCCAGACGAAGGGGCGGCTCAACAACCCCGAGGTGTCCGGCCAGGTGGACGGCGTGCTGCGTCCGGCGCTGGAGAAGTGGCTCAACGACAACAAGTCCATCGCCGAGTCGGTGGTGGCCCGCATCGTCCTGGCCGCCCGCGCGCGCGAGGCCAGCCGGGCCGCGTCGCAGGCGGTGAGCCGCAAGACGGCGGTCAGCCACCGGCTCAACCTGCCGGGCAAGCTGGCGGACTGCTCGTCCACGGACCCGGGCCTGAGCGAGCTGTTCATCGTGGAGGGTGACTCCGCAGGCGGCTCCGCCAAGCAGGGGCGTGACCGGCGCACCCAGGCCATCCTCCCGCTGCGCGGCAAGGTGCTCAACGCGGAGCAGGCGTCCACCGACAAGGTGACGACGAACAAGGAGCTCCAGGACATCGTGTCCGCGCTGGGCTGCGGCATCGGCTCCGACTTCGACATCAGCAAGCTGCGCTACGGCCGCGTCTTCCTGCTGATGGACGCCGACAGCGACGGCCACCACATCGCCACGCTGCTGCTCACCTTCTTCTACCGGCACCTGCGCCCGCTGATTGAGAGCGGCGCCATCCACATCGCCCAGCCGCCGCTGTACCGCGTGGACATCGGCAAGGAGACGTACTGGGCGCTGGATGAGCCGGACCGCGACCGCATCATCAAGGAGAAGACGAAGGGCAACGCCAAGCCCAACATCATGCGCTTCAAGGGACTGGGCGAGATGACGCCCGACGAGCTCAAGCAGACGACGCTCGACCCGAAGAACCGCATGAGCCTGCGCGTCACCATCGACAAGCCCCTGGAGACGGACCGGCTCATCAACGACTTGATGGGCAAGGACGTCAGCGCCCGCTTCAGGTTCATCATGGAGCGCGCCAGCGAGGTCCAGGACCTGGACGTCTAG
- the sppA gene encoding signal peptide peptidase SppA: MRLLALLLLPSLALAQTSVVSQPALPSRGLTLPPTGAALVDEATALSLNPAGLGFVNGSQLFYLHERNLVHDGLGDGVFLATRLLGLGLGGAMEWIRGRAEPDYRRTSLGLSLGTRTLQLGGSWHAYGSSNRDIDALDTFDVGLTARPMRALSLGAVVRDINAPTEGTLALKRQYNLGVGVRPLDERYTLGVDWRFSEGAFRQGQATYTVNAEVIPGLRLGAGVSHGFTSGVPIALQVAATVDTSHLGLTYAAGGTNAGLDHLLAVRLSSETYRSIAPRGGVVTLLDLNDALSGGTSPVLSWLGVSEADPYLRLTRWLDLATQDDRLAGVVVKMESLPGVSWGKAEELRQALLRLRASGKRVMAVVLSTDDLGYFVASAADRIYALQESILYINGLAVHLQTYGGTMEKLGVHWDVARVGRFKTAPEQLSRTEPSDASLESTNAYLDTEVAVYEKAVQEGRKVPVERLHALWALGLPHPKRAVELGLMDGIISSTELDKKVAELVPGGRFSTTYAPRDERDGRWARRRRIAVVPVLGDIIGGRSREDPLGFSRLAGAETVIRALEQAQSDPSVAAIVVRVDSGGGEVLASHLMYEAVMEAAKHKPVVASMGDMAASGGYYAAIGAHEVFALPTTLTGSIGVFYIKPAVEGLLGGLLGVHQESLTRAPLADILDVWRPWTPEEQEAAQAWADASYDSFITEVALRRRMDKAKVDEVARGRVWSGQDALARGLVDKLGGLLEAVDSARMRAGIPPDEELDLVVMGEARGFFSALGGEPGVRAALSLLPAQEPALPESLRALARSAGLNLMLLQPGVKAMLPFQITVR; the protein is encoded by the coding sequence ATGCGCCTGCTCGCCCTCCTGCTCCTCCCCAGCCTCGCGCTCGCCCAGACGAGTGTCGTCAGCCAGCCCGCCCTGCCCTCCCGGGGGCTGACGCTGCCGCCCACGGGCGCCGCGCTGGTGGATGAAGCCACCGCCCTGTCGCTCAACCCCGCGGGACTGGGCTTCGTCAACGGCAGTCAGCTCTTCTACCTGCACGAGCGCAACCTCGTGCATGACGGCCTGGGAGACGGCGTCTTCCTGGCCACGCGCCTGCTCGGCCTGGGCCTGGGCGGCGCCATGGAGTGGATTCGCGGACGGGCGGAGCCGGACTACCGCCGCACGTCCCTGGGTCTCTCCCTGGGCACGCGCACGCTGCAGCTCGGCGGTTCGTGGCACGCCTACGGTTCATCCAACCGGGACATCGACGCGCTGGACACCTTCGACGTGGGCCTCACGGCGCGCCCCATGCGGGCGCTGTCACTGGGCGCGGTGGTGCGCGACATCAACGCCCCCACCGAGGGCACGCTGGCGCTGAAGCGGCAGTACAACCTGGGCGTGGGCGTGCGCCCGCTGGATGAGCGCTACACGCTGGGCGTGGACTGGCGCTTCTCCGAGGGCGCCTTCCGCCAGGGCCAGGCGACGTACACCGTCAACGCGGAGGTGATTCCGGGCCTCCGCCTGGGCGCGGGCGTGTCGCATGGCTTCACCTCCGGGGTGCCCATCGCGCTCCAGGTGGCGGCCACGGTGGACACCTCGCACCTGGGCCTCACCTACGCGGCGGGTGGGACGAACGCGGGGCTGGACCACCTGCTGGCGGTGCGGCTGTCGTCGGAGACCTACCGCTCCATCGCGCCGCGCGGCGGCGTGGTGACGCTGCTGGACTTGAATGACGCATTGAGCGGCGGCACCAGCCCCGTCCTCTCATGGCTGGGCGTCAGCGAGGCGGACCCGTACCTGCGGCTGACGCGCTGGCTGGACCTGGCCACCCAGGACGACCGGCTGGCCGGCGTGGTGGTGAAGATGGAGAGCCTGCCCGGGGTGAGCTGGGGCAAGGCGGAGGAGCTGCGTCAGGCGCTGCTGCGGCTGCGCGCGTCCGGCAAGCGGGTGATGGCGGTGGTGCTGTCCACGGACGACCTGGGCTACTTCGTCGCCTCGGCGGCGGACCGCATCTACGCGCTGCAGGAGTCGATTCTCTACATCAACGGGCTGGCCGTGCACCTCCAGACGTACGGCGGGACGATGGAGAAGCTGGGCGTGCACTGGGACGTGGCGCGAGTGGGCCGCTTCAAGACGGCCCCGGAGCAGCTCTCCCGCACCGAGCCCAGCGACGCATCCTTGGAGTCCACGAACGCCTACCTGGACACGGAGGTGGCCGTCTACGAGAAGGCCGTGCAGGAGGGCCGCAAGGTGCCCGTGGAGCGGCTGCACGCGCTGTGGGCCCTGGGCCTGCCCCACCCGAAGCGCGCGGTGGAGCTGGGGTTGATGGACGGCATCATCTCCTCGACGGAGCTGGACAAGAAGGTGGCGGAGCTGGTGCCGGGTGGACGCTTCAGCACCACGTACGCGCCGCGCGACGAGCGCGATGGCCGCTGGGCCCGCCGGCGCCGCATCGCCGTGGTGCCGGTGCTGGGCGACATCATCGGCGGCCGCAGCCGCGAGGACCCGCTGGGCTTCAGCCGCCTCGCGGGCGCGGAGACGGTCATTCGCGCGCTGGAGCAGGCGCAGTCGGACCCGAGCGTGGCGGCCATCGTGGTGCGCGTGGACTCGGGCGGCGGCGAGGTGCTGGCGTCCCACCTGATGTACGAAGCCGTGATGGAGGCGGCCAAACACAAGCCCGTCGTCGCCTCCATGGGGGACATGGCCGCGTCCGGTGGCTACTACGCCGCCATTGGCGCGCATGAGGTGTTCGCCCTGCCCACCACGCTGACGGGCAGCATCGGCGTCTTCTACATCAAGCCCGCCGTCGAGGGCCTGCTGGGCGGGCTGTTGGGCGTGCACCAGGAGAGCCTGACCCGCGCGCCGCTGGCGGACATCCTGGACGTGTGGCGCCCCTGGACGCCGGAGGAGCAGGAGGCGGCCCAGGCGTGGGCGGACGCCTCCTACGACAGCTTCATCACCGAGGTGGCGCTGCGGCGGAGGATGGACAAGGCGAAGGTGGACGAGGTCGCCCGGGGACGGGTGTGGAGCGGCCAGGACGCGCTCGCCCGCGGACTGGTGGACAAGCTGGGCGGCCTGCTGGAAGCGGTGGACTCCGCGCGGATGCGGGCCGGAATCCCTCCGGACGAGGAGCTGGACCTGGTGGTGATGGGCGAGGCGCGGGGCTTCTTCTCCGCGCTGGGCGGTGAGCCCGGGGTGCGCGCCGCGCTGTCCCTGCTGCCCGCGCAAGAGCCCGCCCTGCCCGAGTCCCTGCGGGCGCTGGCCCGCTCGGCGGGCCTGAATCTGATGTTGCTCCAGCCGGGCGTGAAGGCGATGTTGCCCTTCCAGATAACCGTCCGCTGA
- a CDS encoding PEGA domain-containing protein has protein sequence MKSALALLLLPALTLAAPPQARRVSTLLVPMDPASEASSVQMEGYMNDALSNFAGMTVRKSEELFGMPEDPEAKASLERGRKGYSESLSAFDKKEYEEAERKVRATLKELQGAAGAMRGCSPLCDALALYAAVLHLRGEVEEAKLALIDLIALSPTHELSPKRFSREFLALRVQVATSRTSQLRGSATVNSRPSGARVYVDGEVVGYTPVTLPALPIGKHLLRVERPGFRQYGQFMEVATDDAEVTAKLVPTSAYKAFDAQLDRVAGEVNRAGEKASGVAAMAQSLGLDRVMVGTLRSNGEGTDLTLGYYDARTGQRLAGRRMAVQGDEFGQLKQEMERVVNHLVNSIGEKVTKSRDPLDNRGGMEDWSSEDRGGRGKAQDKKSKPGDDPLDSVSGTEDW, from the coding sequence ATGAAATCCGCCCTCGCCCTCCTCCTCCTCCCCGCGCTGACCCTCGCGGCCCCGCCCCAGGCGCGCCGCGTCAGCACCCTCCTGGTGCCCATGGACCCGGCCTCCGAGGCGTCCAGCGTGCAGATGGAGGGTTACATGAACGACGCCCTCTCCAACTTCGCCGGCATGACGGTCCGCAAGTCGGAGGAGCTGTTCGGCATGCCGGAGGACCCGGAGGCCAAGGCCTCCCTGGAGCGCGGGCGCAAGGGGTACTCGGAGAGCCTCTCCGCCTTCGACAAGAAGGAATACGAGGAGGCGGAGCGCAAGGTGCGCGCCACCCTGAAGGAGCTTCAAGGGGCCGCGGGCGCCATGCGCGGGTGCTCGCCGCTGTGTGACGCGCTGGCGCTGTACGCCGCCGTGCTGCACCTGCGCGGCGAGGTGGAGGAGGCGAAGCTGGCGCTCATCGACCTCATCGCGCTGTCCCCCACGCATGAGCTGTCTCCCAAGCGCTTCTCGCGCGAGTTCCTCGCCCTGCGCGTGCAGGTGGCCACCAGCCGCACGTCCCAGCTGCGCGGCTCGGCCACGGTGAACTCGCGGCCCTCGGGCGCGCGCGTGTACGTGGACGGCGAAGTCGTGGGCTACACGCCGGTGACGCTGCCCGCGCTGCCCATTGGCAAGCACCTGCTGCGCGTGGAGCGCCCGGGCTTCCGGCAGTACGGGCAGTTCATGGAGGTGGCCACCGACGACGCCGAAGTCACCGCCAAGCTGGTGCCTACCTCTGCGTACAAGGCCTTCGACGCGCAGCTGGACCGGGTGGCGGGCGAGGTGAACCGCGCCGGTGAGAAGGCGTCTGGCGTGGCGGCCATGGCGCAGTCGCTGGGGCTGGACCGGGTCATGGTGGGCACGCTTCGCTCCAATGGCGAGGGCACCGACCTGACGCTGGGCTACTACGACGCGCGCACCGGTCAGCGGCTGGCGGGGCGGCGCATGGCCGTCCAGGGCGACGAGTTCGGCCAGCTGAAGCAGGAGATGGAGCGGGTGGTGAACCACCTGGTGAACAGCATCGGTGAGAAGGTGACCAAGAGCCGGGACCCGCTGGACAACCGCGGGGGCATGGAAGACTGGTCATCCGAGGACCGAGGCGGCCGTGGCAAGGCGCAGGACAAGAAGAGCAAGCCCGGCGACGACCCGCTCGACAGTGTGTCCGGAACCGAGGACTGGTAA
- a CDS encoding PEGA domain-containing protein, translating to MTTFRRTSLLLAFMLATSPAYAQSTRKKKSSKKPPATTQPVKTTKAAPADDADGDESVEPRAFGSPNEDAETAVTPLVSPDAPAVARPAAAPGASGEPAVASAAVTASGPVALFAVARTSAVEEAAVKLEDELLSRLKASGVALVDLGAAFPPSPPASLARADTLFEQGRTDYDNLDPESAEAKFLAAAEAYTKHPAELSPERLAKAYLFLGASRMLNGDSTGALDAFKRAVVAEPSTTPDAALFGQDVLKTFDQARADVKARPAGTLVVESKPAGASVLVRGQELGVTPLKGVELPAGQHPVVVSLPGYSAFSQYTEVASAKSTEVKATLEPTPGLSAVRDAAVHASTEQAFERDTPPPEARAIGERLNARYVVLAAVARGDKGHLQAELQAWDLRSNARLRGVEIALAPGAKKNGPDAAADQVRAFVTGVAAPRVAESHSFSTLIKRPWFWAVVGGAAAVTAGAVYVATSQDKSRPFNPVSGGVGF from the coding sequence GTGACTACGTTCCGCCGAACCTCCCTGCTCCTCGCGTTCATGCTGGCCACCTCTCCCGCCTACGCGCAGTCCACGCGGAAGAAGAAGTCCAGCAAGAAGCCCCCCGCCACCACTCAGCCGGTGAAGACGACCAAGGCGGCCCCGGCGGACGACGCGGATGGCGATGAATCCGTTGAGCCCCGGGCTTTCGGCTCTCCGAACGAGGACGCGGAGACGGCCGTCACGCCGCTGGTGTCGCCGGACGCTCCGGCCGTGGCCAGGCCCGCGGCGGCGCCAGGAGCCTCGGGTGAGCCGGCGGTGGCCAGCGCGGCAGTGACGGCCTCCGGGCCAGTGGCGCTCTTCGCGGTGGCTCGGACGTCCGCGGTGGAGGAAGCCGCGGTGAAGCTGGAGGACGAGCTGCTGAGCCGGCTCAAGGCGAGCGGCGTGGCGCTGGTGGACCTGGGCGCGGCCTTCCCGCCGTCCCCGCCAGCCTCGCTGGCGCGCGCGGACACGCTCTTCGAGCAGGGGCGCACCGACTACGACAACCTGGACCCCGAGTCCGCCGAGGCGAAGTTCCTGGCGGCGGCGGAGGCCTATACGAAGCACCCGGCGGAGCTGAGCCCGGAGCGACTGGCCAAGGCCTACCTGTTCCTGGGCGCCTCGCGGATGCTCAACGGCGACTCCACCGGAGCCCTGGACGCGTTCAAGCGCGCGGTGGTGGCGGAGCCGTCCACGACCCCCGACGCCGCCCTCTTCGGGCAGGACGTGCTGAAGACCTTCGACCAGGCCCGCGCCGACGTGAAGGCGCGCCCGGCCGGCACGCTGGTGGTGGAGTCGAAGCCGGCGGGCGCCAGCGTCCTCGTGCGGGGGCAGGAGCTGGGCGTCACGCCGCTCAAGGGCGTGGAGTTGCCCGCGGGCCAGCACCCGGTGGTGGTGTCCCTGCCCGGCTACTCGGCCTTCTCCCAGTACACAGAGGTGGCGTCCGCCAAGAGCACCGAGGTGAAGGCGACGCTGGAGCCCACCCCGGGCCTGTCCGCCGTGCGTGACGCGGCGGTCCACGCCAGCACCGAACAGGCCTTCGAACGGGACACTCCGCCGCCCGAGGCACGTGCCATTGGGGAGCGGCTCAACGCCCGCTACGTGGTGCTGGCGGCGGTGGCTCGCGGGGACAAGGGCCACCTCCAGGCCGAGCTCCAGGCGTGGGACCTGCGTTCCAACGCGCGGCTGCGTGGCGTGGAGATTGCCCTGGCGCCGGGCGCGAAGAAGAACGGCCCGGACGCGGCGGCGGACCAGGTGCGCGCCTTCGTCACCGGCGTCGCGGCGCCCCGCGTGGCGGAGAGCCATTCGTTCTCCACCCTCATCAAGCGCCCGTGGTTCTGGGCGGTGGTCGGCGGCGCGGCGGCGGTGACGGCCGGGGCCGTCTACGTGGCGACGTCTCAGGACAAGAGCCGCCCGTTCAACCCCGTTTCTGGTGGAGTCGGGTTCTGA
- a CDS encoding DUF4129 domain-containing protein, giving the protein MAVSALELRPRNAVALMDAALRLCTRNAGVWALTLPGGAAVVAAMLYLAESVRMGWPLVVPSLLLTLAWFLRGLGQGATCHYVQELLLGTQGEPSAWASLKAALGRMPALFIAVAYLLGLNTLVVMVTGGLGYLLLQSHGVGYAAVMQGRGSPLKLYGTCSRLLGPARGTALWVRVLMSVQVLAFFNLHIAFNFLLFLGRKLVGVDLTFAERFASLDNGQWLIFLAVTTFALFEPVRAATATLLLVDGRVRQEGLDLLASVQQLPSRDLGRPLPPPGATRGAAMLAVVLGLGLLTAAPAHAQDTEDAKPLAPAEALRRLGEVTEACEASTDEDTAGLYAPLESLGPAEAVKLDRFVRRVERQAFDEEDCDKARATLTQGLTTMGATVDAQARADARAAAARAKDILARPEFAEAAPKAEKDAPEPAVPPETPGWWQRFIDWLGAQLKKLFEREPAEPRQETGQPFLTGASLANVLVVVLVTLTLAVLGVVLLRALNRDKRRAGAEGVQVSTVDASTLAGDAHHALSRPPEGWAHLADELAARGAYREAVRSLYLALLSRLHRDGAILYDETLSNWDYLSQFRGRAEWKAPFRELTRRFDFAWYGNLPVGVDGYREFRALTEPLLAAPARPEVAGA; this is encoded by the coding sequence ATGGCCGTCTCCGCGCTCGAACTCCGCCCGCGCAACGCGGTGGCCTTGATGGACGCCGCGCTGCGCCTGTGTACCCGCAACGCGGGCGTCTGGGCCCTCACCCTGCCCGGCGGCGCGGCCGTGGTGGCCGCCATGTTGTACCTGGCGGAGTCGGTGCGCATGGGCTGGCCGCTCGTGGTGCCTTCGCTGCTGCTGACGCTGGCGTGGTTCCTCCGGGGCCTGGGCCAGGGCGCGACGTGCCATTACGTGCAGGAGCTGCTGCTGGGCACCCAGGGCGAGCCTTCCGCGTGGGCCTCGCTCAAGGCCGCGCTGGGCCGGATGCCCGCGCTCTTCATCGCCGTGGCGTACCTGCTGGGCCTCAACACCCTGGTGGTGATGGTGACGGGAGGCCTCGGCTACCTCCTGCTGCAGTCCCATGGGGTGGGCTACGCGGCGGTGATGCAGGGGCGAGGCAGCCCGCTGAAGCTCTACGGCACGTGCTCACGGCTGCTGGGACCGGCGCGCGGCACCGCGCTGTGGGTTCGCGTCCTGATGTCCGTGCAGGTGCTGGCCTTCTTCAACCTGCACATCGCCTTCAACTTCCTGCTGTTCCTGGGGCGCAAGCTGGTGGGCGTGGACCTGACGTTCGCGGAGCGCTTCGCCTCGCTGGACAACGGCCAGTGGCTGATCTTCCTCGCGGTGACGACGTTCGCCCTCTTCGAGCCGGTGCGCGCCGCGACGGCCACGCTGCTGCTGGTGGACGGGCGCGTGCGTCAGGAAGGGCTCGACCTGCTGGCCAGCGTCCAGCAGCTTCCGTCCCGGGATTTGGGGCGTCCGCTGCCTCCGCCGGGCGCGACACGTGGCGCGGCGATGCTGGCGGTGGTGCTGGGCCTGGGCCTGCTGACGGCGGCGCCGGCCCATGCCCAGGACACCGAGGACGCGAAGCCCCTGGCCCCCGCCGAGGCGCTGCGGCGGCTGGGCGAGGTTACGGAGGCGTGTGAGGCCTCGACGGATGAGGACACCGCGGGCCTGTACGCGCCCCTGGAGTCCCTGGGGCCCGCCGAAGCCGTGAAGCTGGACCGCTTCGTCCGCCGCGTGGAGCGGCAGGCCTTCGACGAGGAGGACTGCGACAAGGCCCGCGCCACGCTGACGCAGGGGCTCACCACGATGGGCGCCACCGTGGACGCCCAGGCCCGGGCGGATGCACGCGCCGCCGCCGCGCGGGCGAAGGACATCCTGGCCCGGCCCGAGTTCGCGGAGGCCGCGCCCAAGGCGGAGAAGGACGCCCCCGAGCCCGCGGTCCCACCCGAGACGCCGGGCTGGTGGCAGCGCTTCATCGACTGGCTGGGGGCGCAGTTGAAGAAGCTGTTCGAGCGGGAGCCGGCGGAACCGCGGCAGGAGACGGGACAGCCATTCCTCACTGGCGCCAGCCTGGCCAACGTGCTGGTGGTGGTGCTGGTGACGCTCACCCTCGCGGTGCTGGGCGTGGTGCTGCTGCGGGCGCTGAACCGCGACAAGCGCCGCGCGGGCGCCGAAGGTGTGCAGGTGTCCACGGTGGACGCGTCCACGCTGGCGGGGGACGCCCACCACGCGCTGTCACGCCCTCCCGAGGGCTGGGCCCACCTGGCGGACGAACTGGCGGCGCGGGGGGCCTACCGCGAAGCGGTGCGCAGCCTCTACCTGGCGCTGCTGTCCCGGCTCCACCGCGACGGCGCCATCCTCTATGACGAGACGCTGAGCAACTGGGACTACCTGTCTCAGTTCCGGGGCCGCGCGGAATGGAAGGCCCCCTTCCGAGAGCTGACGCGGCGCTTCGACTTCGCCTGGTACGGCAACCTGCCGGTGGGCGTGGATGGCTACCGCGAGTTCCGCGCGCTCACCGAGCCCCTGCTGGCCGCGCCGGCGCGCCCGGAGGTGGCCGGTGCGTGA
- the rho gene encoding transcription termination factor Rho yields MSENPDNRDPRDAPPVPAARAVAPPEPDDDGGDEGDDEGPDDGDSSAGGAQGGAPGQPGQATGRRRRRRRRRRGAQVLFTPDGQAYRMQPGPDGQQVQVFLTPQELEQYRQRQAQQQQQQQQPPQPAHGGGGQQHARHAQHGGGGQQASQQANLSPVEGVLDTEAKGPNAFLRQLKRNLLAAPDDPELPKNLVQKLRLRQGQYITAFAQMRGHKGVIQKVDTVDGRPLEGAPRLPHFADLTSVDPTERLKLENGHKEMVTRVLDLISPIGKGQRALIVAPPKTGKTIMLQRIAQAILSNHPECHVMVVLIDERPEEVTDMRRSIKAEVLASSSDRPTADHLKVAELALERARRLVESGKDVVILLDSITRLARAFNKEVDNSGRTMSGGVDSRALERPKRIFGAARATEEAGSLTIIGTALIDTGSRMDEVIFEEFKGTGNSEVTLDRLLAEKRVFPAVNIAQSGTRKEEKLFTLREYEKVKKLRQMLFSVKPVEAMEALVKRLSRYTYNDEFLDEL; encoded by the coding sequence ATGAGCGAAAACCCCGATAACCGCGACCCACGTGATGCCCCCCCTGTTCCCGCCGCCCGCGCCGTGGCGCCGCCCGAGCCGGACGATGACGGTGGCGACGAGGGCGACGACGAGGGGCCCGACGATGGTGACTCCAGCGCGGGGGGCGCACAGGGTGGCGCCCCCGGGCAGCCCGGCCAGGCCACCGGCCGCCGCCGCCGCCGTCGCCGCCGCCGCCGTGGCGCGCAGGTCCTCTTCACCCCGGATGGCCAGGCCTACCGGATGCAGCCGGGGCCGGACGGCCAGCAGGTCCAGGTCTTCCTCACGCCGCAGGAGCTGGAGCAGTACCGCCAGCGGCAGGCGCAGCAACAACAGCAACAGCAGCAACCACCGCAGCCGGCGCACGGCGGCGGGGGCCAGCAGCACGCGCGCCACGCGCAGCACGGGGGCGGCGGCCAGCAGGCCTCGCAGCAAGCGAACCTGTCGCCGGTGGAGGGCGTGCTGGACACGGAGGCCAAGGGCCCCAACGCCTTCCTGCGCCAGCTCAAGCGCAACCTGCTGGCGGCGCCGGATGACCCGGAGCTGCCCAAGAATCTGGTCCAGAAGCTGCGGCTGCGGCAGGGCCAGTACATCACCGCCTTCGCGCAGATGCGGGGCCACAAGGGCGTCATCCAGAAGGTGGACACGGTGGACGGCCGGCCGCTCGAGGGCGCGCCGCGGCTGCCGCACTTCGCGGACCTGACGTCGGTGGACCCCACCGAGCGGCTCAAGCTGGAGAACGGTCACAAGGAGATGGTGACCCGGGTGCTGGACCTCATCTCCCCCATTGGCAAGGGACAGCGCGCGCTCATCGTCGCCCCGCCCAAGACGGGCAAGACGATCATGCTCCAGCGCATCGCCCAGGCCATCCTCTCCAACCACCCGGAGTGCCACGTCATGGTGGTGCTCATCGACGAGCGTCCGGAAGAAGTGACGGACATGCGGCGGAGCATCAAGGCGGAGGTGCTGGCCTCCAGCTCCGACCGCCCCACCGCGGACCACCTCAAGGTGGCGGAGCTGGCCCTGGAGCGCGCGCGCCGGCTGGTGGAGTCGGGCAAGGACGTGGTCATCCTCCTGGACTCGATTACGCGTCTGGCCCGCGCCTTCAACAAGGAGGTCGACAACTCCGGCCGCACCATGTCCGGCGGCGTGGACAGCCGCGCCCTGGAGCGCCCCAAGCGCATCTTCGGCGCCGCCCGCGCGACGGAGGAGGCCGGCTCGCTGACCATCATCGGCACGGCGCTCATCGACACCGGCAGCCGCATGGACGAGGTCATCTTCGAGGAGTTCAAGGGAACGGGTAACTCCGAGGTCACTTTGGACCGGCTCTTGGCGGAGAAGCGCGTCTTCCCGGCCGTCAACATCGCCCAGTCCGGCACGCGCAAGGAGGAGAAGCTCTTCACCCTGCGCGAGTACGAGAAGGTGAAGAAGCTGCGGCAGATGCTCTTCTCCGTGAAGCCGGTGGAGGCCATGGAGGCGCTCGTGAAGCGGCTGTCCCGCTACACGTACAACGACGAGTTCCTCGACGAGCTGTAG